One Cryptomeria japonica chromosome 9, Sugi_1.0, whole genome shotgun sequence genomic window carries:
- the LOC131063668 gene encoding jasmonate-induced oxygenase 3-like has product MAPAQVSCCDSSLFSSAGAPRPFRSLFDKDRIEWPEPIQRVQSIAERGIKHLPPTYVRPVEERPSGHVLAEEKIPLIDLSGLDNERREKTMEEISNACKQWGFFQLINHGMSTELLNAGRDVSRRFFQLPLEEKQKHANDPKTYVGYGSRTGELPRLEFKTMPVMKEYCNGAVQVCRTLLSALSQNLDLPPKYLEQAFGGEEDIGMCVRVNYHPVCPQPDLTFGLSPHSDPGGITILLQNDVSGLQVRKGDYWVPVRPVPDALIVNLGDQIEILTNGIYKSVEHRSIVNDTNERMSIVIFCNPCGEKKVGPAKDLIDGSNPVKYKCMTFNEYRMFIRTTGLKGKSYV; this is encoded by the exons ATGGCTCCAGCTCAGGTTTCATGCTGTgattcttctctcttttcttctgctGGTGCTCCTCGTCCATTTCGTTCTTTGTTTGACAAAGATAGGATTGAATGGCCCGAGCCAATACAGAGAGTCCAATCTATTGCAGAGAGAGGCATAAAACACTTACCTCCTACATATGTTAGGCCTGTGGAAGAGAGACCATCCGGGCATGTATTGGCTGAAGAAAAGATACCTCTTATTGACCTGTCCGGTCTTGACAATGAGCGAAGAGAAAAAACAATGGAAGAGATCTCTAATGCATGCAAGCAGTGGGGATTTTTTCAATTGATTAATCATGGAATGAGCACTGAGCTTCTAAATGCTGGGAGGGATGTGTCAAGGAGGTTTTTTCAGCTTCCTTTGGAGGAGAAGCAGAAGCATGCCAATGATCCAAAAACTTATGTTGGATATGGGAGCAGGACTG GTGAATTGCCCAGGCTGGAATTCAAGACGAT GCCTGTAATGAAGGAATACTGCAATGGAGCTGTGCAAGTTTGCAGAACTCTGCTATCTGCGCTCTCTCAAAATTTGGATCTTCCTCCCAAATATCTGGAACAAGCTTTTGGAGGCGAAGAAGATATTGGCATGTGTGTGAGGGTAAACTACCATCCAGTATGCCCACAACCAGACCTCACATTTGGTCTCTCACCCCACTCAGACCCTGGAGGCATTACCATTCTTCTGCAGAATGATGTTTCAGGTCTCCAGGTTAGAAAGGGAGATTATTGGGTTCCTGTCCGTCCTGTTCCTGATGCTCTCATAGTAAACCTTGGTGATCAGATTGAG ATATTAACAAATGGCATCTACAAAAGTGTGGAACACAGAAGTATTGTGAACGATACCAATGAACGCATGTCAATAGTGATTTTCTGTAATCCATGTGGAGAGAAGAAAGTTGGGCCTGCCAAAGACCTGATAGATGGTTCCAATCCAGTAAAGTATAAATGTATGACGTTCAATGAGTACCGTATGTTTATCAGAACGACAGGCCTTAAAGGAAAGAGTTACGTTTAA